The Gordonia sp. KTR9 genome contains a region encoding:
- a CDS encoding ferrochelatase yields the protein MTSSAPGSSAPADPTPTDSAPFDAVLFLSFGGPDGPEDVMPFLENVTRGRGIPRERLESVAEHYLHFGGVSPINRLNLEMIDALRRELDRRAVDLPVYFGNRNWHPMVEDTLEEMYRAGHRRILVFPTSAWGGYSGCRQYHEDIDRARKALAERVPASAGPDGTVVLRKLPQYWSHPAFVAAGADAVRRALDTLGPGDETPRLVFTAHSVPTSADAASGPAADGGRLYSRQVMAASQAVADELGVTDFDQVWQSRSGPPQIPWLEPDICDHLENLAAEGVRRVVVYPVGFISDHLEVIWDLDNEAAEVAERLGMDYARADTVGADPRFISMIGEFVEAYAGGLGDLSAMGCADNGRTCRENCCVPAARPRSSASPAGRGR from the coding sequence ATGACCTCGTCAGCACCGGGGAGTTCGGCACCCGCCGACCCCACTCCGACCGATTCGGCTCCTTTCGACGCCGTCCTGTTCCTGTCGTTCGGCGGGCCGGACGGACCCGAGGACGTGATGCCGTTCCTGGAGAACGTCACCCGCGGTCGGGGAATCCCGCGCGAGCGGCTCGAGTCGGTGGCCGAGCACTACCTCCACTTCGGGGGTGTCTCGCCGATCAACCGCCTGAACCTGGAGATGATCGACGCGCTCCGGCGTGAGCTCGACCGACGCGCTGTGGACCTCCCGGTGTATTTCGGTAATCGCAACTGGCACCCGATGGTCGAGGACACGCTGGAAGAGATGTACCGGGCCGGACACCGCCGGATCCTCGTGTTCCCGACGTCGGCGTGGGGCGGTTACTCGGGATGCCGGCAGTACCACGAGGACATCGACCGCGCGCGCAAGGCCCTGGCCGAACGTGTGCCGGCGAGCGCCGGACCCGACGGCACGGTGGTGCTGCGCAAGCTTCCCCAGTACTGGTCGCACCCCGCGTTCGTCGCGGCGGGGGCGGATGCGGTGCGCCGCGCGCTGGACACCCTCGGGCCCGGTGACGAGACGCCGCGGTTGGTGTTCACCGCCCACTCGGTACCGACCTCGGCCGACGCCGCGTCGGGTCCCGCAGCGGACGGTGGGCGCTTGTACTCGCGTCAGGTGATGGCCGCGTCGCAGGCGGTCGCCGACGAGCTCGGCGTCACCGACTTCGACCAGGTCTGGCAGTCGCGGTCGGGTCCGCCGCAGATCCCGTGGCTGGAGCCGGACATCTGCGATCATCTGGAGAACCTTGCCGCCGAGGGAGTCCGGCGAGTGGTGGTGTACCCGGTCGGGTTCATCTCCGATCATCTCGAGGTGATCTGGGACCTCGACAACGAGGCCGCCGAGGTCGCCGAACGCCTGGGCATGGACTATGCGCGCGCCGACACCGTGGGTGCCGACCCGCGTTTCATCTCGATGATCGGCGAGTTCGTGGAGGCCTACGCCGGGGGGCTCGGTGATCTCTCCGCGATGGGGTGCGCCGACAACGGCCGCACGTGCCGGGAGAACTGTTGTGTGCCCGCGGCTCGTCCGAGGTCGTCGGCGAGTCCTGCCGGCCGCGGTCGGTAG
- a CDS encoding DUF3097 domain-containing protein — MDDRYGRDVLSQPRRAKPRPAEVAAERDLVVEDAATGFCGAVVGLEKSYAGDLVRLEDRRGQTRVFLMHPGAFLIDGRPVTLVRPRTRGPQKPATTASGSRAAPRARARTARASRIFVEGVHDGTLLERVWGDDLRAEGVVVVSLDGLDNLDAALDEFQPAPHRRAGVLVDHLVAGSKEAHLTAEVGEHVLVCGHPYIDVWEAVKPASVDIRAWPRIPRGTDWKTGVCTELGWGDPRAGWRRVLNGVSSFRDLEVDLLRSVEELIDFVTAAEEPS; from the coding sequence ATGGATGACCGATACGGTCGCGACGTGCTCTCTCAGCCCCGCCGGGCGAAGCCGCGTCCTGCGGAGGTCGCGGCGGAGCGAGACCTGGTCGTCGAGGACGCCGCCACCGGATTCTGCGGTGCGGTCGTCGGACTCGAGAAGAGTTACGCCGGCGACCTCGTGCGTCTGGAGGATCGCCGGGGTCAGACGCGGGTGTTCCTGATGCACCCGGGCGCGTTCCTGATCGACGGGCGGCCGGTGACGCTCGTGCGGCCGCGCACCAGGGGCCCACAGAAGCCGGCCACGACGGCGTCGGGTTCGCGCGCCGCCCCCCGTGCCCGTGCGCGTACGGCCCGCGCGAGCCGGATCTTCGTCGAGGGGGTGCACGACGGCACGCTTCTCGAACGCGTGTGGGGCGACGACCTCCGCGCCGAGGGCGTGGTCGTGGTCAGTCTCGACGGCCTCGACAACCTCGACGCGGCGCTCGACGAATTCCAGCCGGCGCCCCACCGTCGGGCGGGGGTACTCGTCGACCATCTGGTCGCCGGCTCCAAGGAGGCACACCTCACCGCCGAGGTGGGTGAGCACGTCCTCGTGTGCGGGCATCCCTACATCGACGTCTGGGAGGCCGTGAAGCCTGCCTCCGTCGACATCCGGGCGTGGCCGCGGATCCCGCGGGGCACGGATTGGAAGACGGGGGTGTGCACCGAGCTCGGCTGGGGCGATCCCCGCGCCGGCTGGCGCCGAGTGCTGAACGGCGTGAGCAGTTTCCGCGACCTCGAGGTCGATCTCCTGCGCTCGGTCGAGGAACTCATCGACTTCGTGACCGCGGCCGAAGAACCCAGCTGA
- a CDS encoding NfeD family protein, producing MSALLWLAAAIVLTVAEMFGGELVLLMLAGGALAAAGVDFVFEPPLWVDGLVFALVSVLLLVAIRPVARRHMLNRPAVLMNTEALEGRPAVVTEQVDATDGRVKIDGDVWSARAMDPSQVLEPGTHVTVVQIDGATAVVFRA from the coding sequence GTGAGCGCCCTGCTGTGGTTGGCGGCCGCGATCGTCCTGACGGTCGCGGAGATGTTCGGGGGCGAACTCGTCCTGCTCATGCTGGCCGGCGGTGCACTCGCCGCCGCAGGCGTCGATTTCGTCTTCGAGCCACCGCTCTGGGTGGACGGTCTCGTCTTCGCGCTCGTCTCGGTGCTGCTGCTGGTCGCGATCCGTCCGGTGGCCCGCCGCCACATGCTCAACCGACCCGCGGTGCTGATGAACACCGAGGCTCTCGAGGGACGACCGGCGGTCGTGACCGAACAGGTCGACGCCACCGACGGACGCGTCAAGATCGACGGCGACGTGTGGTCGGCCCGCGCGATGGACCCGTCCCAGGTGCTCGAACCCGGAACCCACGTGACCGTCGTGCAGATCGACGGCGCGACCGCGGTGGTGTTTCGCGCCTGA
- a CDS encoding SPFH domain-containing protein → MEYEIFGLTVLVLLVLLVVVILVKSVALIPQAEAAVIERLGRYTRTVSGQLTLLLPFIDRIRARVDVRERVVSFPPQPVITEDNLTLSIDTVVYFQVTNPRAAVYEIDDYIAGVEQLTITTLRNVVGGMTLEETLTSRDSINGQLRGVLDEATGRWGLRVARVELKSIMPPPSIQESMEKQMKADREKRATILSAEGQRESAIKTAEGNKQSQILAAEGAKQAAILAAEAERQSRILRAQGERAASYLNAQGEAKAIEKTFAAIKAAKPTPELLAYQYLQQLPEMAKGEGSKVWVVPSDFGSALQGFAKSFGVQGDDGVFRYEPADSPPSEVDESETEDWFSLASDPKVAQAVAEAEAVARTPVAPEITARAARASRHVPPVGSEPAELADGAWAQPEQPDPAPTEPS, encoded by the coding sequence ATGGAGTACGAGATCTTCGGCCTGACCGTCCTCGTCTTGCTCGTGTTGCTCGTGGTGGTGATCCTGGTCAAGTCGGTGGCGCTCATCCCGCAGGCGGAGGCAGCGGTCATCGAGCGGCTGGGCCGCTACACACGAACCGTGTCCGGACAGCTCACGTTGCTGTTGCCGTTCATCGACCGCATCCGTGCCCGCGTCGACGTCCGTGAACGGGTGGTGTCGTTCCCGCCGCAGCCGGTCATCACCGAGGACAACCTGACCCTGTCCATCGACACCGTCGTCTACTTCCAGGTCACCAACCCGCGGGCCGCCGTGTACGAGATCGACGACTACATCGCGGGCGTCGAGCAGCTGACCATCACGACACTGCGCAACGTGGTCGGCGGGATGACGCTCGAGGAGACCTTGACCTCCCGCGATTCAATCAACGGTCAGCTGCGCGGCGTGCTCGACGAGGCGACCGGCCGCTGGGGACTCCGCGTCGCACGCGTCGAGCTGAAATCGATCATGCCGCCGCCGTCGATCCAGGAGTCGATGGAGAAGCAGATGAAGGCCGACCGCGAGAAGCGGGCGACGATCCTCTCGGCCGAAGGTCAGCGCGAGTCGGCGATCAAGACCGCCGAGGGAAACAAGCAGTCGCAGATCCTCGCCGCCGAGGGTGCCAAGCAGGCCGCGATCCTGGCCGCCGAGGCCGAACGGCAGTCGCGCATCCTGCGCGCGCAGGGTGAACGCGCGGCATCGTACCTCAACGCGCAGGGTGAGGCGAAGGCGATCGAGAAGACCTTCGCCGCGATCAAGGCCGCCAAACCGACCCCGGAACTCCTGGCCTACCAGTACCTGCAGCAGTTGCCCGAGATGGCGAAGGGCGAGGGCAGCAAGGTGTGGGTGGTGCCCTCCGACTTCGGTTCGGCCCTGCAGGGTTTCGCCAAGTCCTTCGGTGTGCAGGGCGACGATGGCGTGTTCCGGTACGAACCGGCGGACTCACCGCCCTCCGAGGTCGACGAGTCGGAGACCGAGGACTGGTTCTCCCTCGCGTCCGATCCGAAGGTCGCCCAGGCCGTCGCCGAGGCCGAGGCCGTGGCCCGGACCCCGGTGGCCCCCGAGATCACCGCTCGCGCGGCGCGGGCCTCCCGCCATGTGCCGCCGGTGGGGTCCGAGCCGGCCGAACTGGCCGACGGCGCCTGGGCCCAGCCCGAGCAGCCCGACCCCGCACCGACCGAACCCTCCTGA
- a CDS encoding TVP38/TMEM64 family protein: MPDPSTVSEDIADATGDDAGGVADARTTGDGRAQSADRRGFDRRVIRRALVVAALLAAVLAGSYFVPLPSVASVRDWGADLGPAFVWLFFLAYAVITIAPIPRSTFTVMSGIFFGPLVGFAGAMIASSIAAVAAFALVRSVGRDRVQPYLKSPVVRAVEYRLERRGWLAVGSLRFIAVCPFSVANYCSALSSVRPVPYTVASILGMAPGTAAVVMLGDSLTGDTHPLQLAVTGGLFAIGIAGLVLDSRLPVANAPATTPRT; the protein is encoded by the coding sequence GTGCCCGATCCCTCCACTGTCAGCGAAGACATCGCCGACGCGACCGGGGACGACGCCGGCGGTGTCGCGGACGCCCGGACGACCGGTGACGGCCGGGCCCAGTCGGCGGATCGCCGGGGATTCGATCGTCGGGTCATCCGCCGGGCACTGGTTGTCGCAGCACTTCTCGCGGCCGTCCTGGCCGGGTCCTACTTCGTCCCGCTGCCCTCGGTCGCGAGCGTGCGCGACTGGGGCGCCGATCTGGGGCCGGCCTTCGTGTGGTTGTTCTTCCTCGCCTATGCGGTTATCACCATCGCCCCGATCCCGCGTTCGACGTTCACCGTCATGTCCGGGATCTTCTTCGGGCCGCTCGTCGGGTTCGCGGGTGCGATGATCGCCTCCTCGATCGCGGCGGTGGCCGCCTTCGCCCTGGTCCGCAGCGTCGGGCGTGATCGCGTGCAGCCGTACCTGAAGAGCCCGGTGGTCCGCGCGGTCGAGTACCGGCTGGAGCGTCGCGGATGGTTGGCGGTCGGTTCGCTGCGGTTCATCGCGGTCTGCCCGTTCTCGGTGGCGAACTACTGTTCGGCACTGTCGTCGGTGCGCCCGGTGCCGTACACGGTGGCCAGCATCCTCGGCATGGCGCCGGGCACCGCCGCCGTGGTGATGCTGGGCGATTCGCTGACCGGCGACACGCATCCGCTTCAACTGGCGGTGACCGGAGGTCTCTTCGCGATCGGCATCGCGGGCCTGGTCCTGGACTCCCGCTTGCCCGTGGCGAACGCGCCAGCAACAACCCCTCGGACTTGA